A single Oncorhynchus nerka isolate Pitt River linkage group LG10, Oner_Uvic_2.0, whole genome shotgun sequence DNA region contains:
- the LOC115135513 gene encoding glycogen phosphorylase, muscle form-like yields the protein MSKPLSDHDRKKQISVRGLAGVENVAELKLAFNRHLHFTLVKDRNVASKRDYYFALANTVRDHLVGRWIRTQQYYYEKDPKRVYYISLEFYMGRTLQNTMVNLALENACDEAVYQLGLDMEELEDMEEDAGLGNGGLGRLAACFLDSMASLGLAAYGYGIRYEFGIFNQKIVKGWQVEEADDWLRYGNPWEKARPEYMRPVKFYGRTEHTPDGVKWVDTQVVLALPYDTPIPGYRNNIVNTMRLWSAKAPCDFNLKDFNVGGYIQAVLDRNLCENISRVLYPNDNFFEGKELRLKQEYFVVAATLQDVVRRFKASKFGSREIVRTDFAFLPSKVAIQLNDTHPAMAIPELMRVLVDEEKLDWDKAWDVCVRTCAYTNHTVLPEALERWPIDLFQHLLPRHLEIIFEINRRFLQYVASKFPGDNDRLRRMSLIEEGDCKKVNMAHLCIVGSHAVNGVARIHSEILIATLFKDFYELDPHKFQNKTNGITPRRWLVMCNPGLAEVIAERIGEEFVRDLDQLKKLLKFINDDAFIRDIAKIKQENKLKFAVHLEEHYKVKINPQSMFDFQVKRIHEYKRQLLNCLHMITYYNRIKKEPNKHWTPRTIMVGGKAAPGYHTAKMIIRLITAIGEVVNHDPVIGDRLKVIFLENYRVTLAEKAIPSADLSEQISTAGTEASGTGNMKFMLNGALTIGTMDGANVEMAEEAGENNLFIFGMRVEDVDAMDAGKGYHASEYYNRIPELKQAMDQIAGGFFSHKQPDLFKELVDLLMHHDRFKVFADYEAYIKCQDKVNELYKNPKEWTKMVIHNIAGCGKFSSDRTISQYAREIWGVEPSLEKIPAPDEQLK from the exons cgTGTGTACTACATCTCCCTGGAGTTCTACATGGGCCGCACCCTGCAGAACACCATGGTGAACCTGGCGCTGGAAAACGCCTGTGATGAAGCCGTATACCAG CTGGGTCTGGACATGGAGGAGCTGGAGGACATGGAGGAGGACGCAGGCCTGGGAAACGGTGGTCTTGGACGCCTTGCCG CATGCTTCCTGGACTCTATGGCTTCTCTGGGTCTGGCTGCGTATGGATACGGTATCCGCTATGAGTTTGGCATCTTTAACCAGAAGATCGTCAAAGGATGGCAG GTTGAGGAGGCTGATGACTGGCTGCGTTACGGCAATCCCTGGGAGAAGGCCCGACCCGAGTACATGCGCCCCGTCAAGTTCTATGGCAGAACCGAGCACACCCCAGATGGTGTGAAATGGGTTGACACTCAG GTCGTGTTGGCTCTGCCATATGACACCCCTATCCCCGGGTACAGAAACAACATTGTCAACACCATGAGACTGTGGTCTGCAAAGGCCCCATGCGACTTCAACCTGAAAGACT TCAACGTTGGTGGGTACATTCAGGCTGTGTTGGACAGAAACTTATGCGAGAACATTTCCCGTGTGCTGTACCCCAATGATAAC TTCTTTGAGGGCAAGGAGCTGCGGCTGAAGCAGGAGTACTTTGTGGTGGCCGCCACCCTTCAGGACGTCGTCCGTCGTTTCAAGGCCTCCAAGTTTGGCTCCAGAGAGATCGTCCGCACAGACTTCGCCTTTCTGCCCAGCAAA GTTGCCATCCAGCTGAATGACACTCACCCTGCCATGGCCATTCCTGAGCTGATGAGGGTACTGGTTGATGAGGAGAAGCTGGATTGGGACAAG GCCTGGGACGTGTGTGTCCGTACCTGTGCCTACACAAACCACACCGTGCTGCCTGAGGCCCTGGAGCGCTGGCCCATTGACCTGTTCCAACACCTGCTGCCCCGTCACCTGGAGATCATCTTCGAGATCAATCGTCGCTTCCTGCAG TACGTTGCCTCTAAGTTCCCTGGCGACAACGACCGTCTGCGCCgcatgtccctgattgaggagGGCGATTGCAAGAAAGTCAACATGGCTCATCTGTGTATCGTTGGATCCCATGCTGTCAACGGCGTAGCCCGCATCCACTCGGAGATCCTCATCGCCACTCT GTTCAAGGACTTTTATGAGTTGGACCCACACAAGTTCCAGAACAAGACCAATGGCATCACCCCCCGTCGCTGGCTGGTTATGTGCAACCCTGGCTTGGCTGAGGTCATCGCAGAG AGAATTGGAGAGGAGTTTGTCCGTGACCTCGACCAGCTGAAGAAACTGTTGAAGTTCATTAATGATGATGCTTTCATCCGTGACATCGCCAAAATCAAGCAG GAGAACAAGCTGAAGTTCGCTGTGCACCTGGAGGAGCACTACAAGGTCAAGATCAACCCCCAGTCCATGTTTGACTTTCAAGTCAAAAGAATCCACGAGTACAAGAGACAGCTGCTCAACTGTCTGCACATGATCACCTACTACAACC GTATCAAGAAAGAGCCAAACAAGCACTGGACCCCAAGAACCATCATGGTCGGAGGAAAG GCTGCCCCAGGATACCACACAGCCAAGATGATCATCCGTCTCATCACAGCTATCGGTGAGGTTGTCAACCACGACCCCGTGATCGGCGACCGCCTCAAAGTCATCTTCTTGGAGAACTACAGAGTCACCCTGGCTGAGAAAG CCATCCCCTCTGCTGACCTGTCTGAGCAGATCTCTACAGCTGGCACAGAGGCCTCTGGCACTGGCAACATGAAGTTCATGCTGAACGGCGCTCTGACCATCGGCACCATGGACGGAGCCAACGTGGAGATGGCCGAGGAGGCCGGAGAGAATAACCTCTTCATCTTCGGCATGAGGGTGGAGGATGTGGACGCAATGGACGCCGGCAAAGG ATACCACGCCTCTGAGTACTACAACCGTATTCCCGAGCTGAAACAGGCCATGGACCAGATCGCTGGTGGCTTCTTCAGCCATAAGCAGCCAGACCTCTTCAAGGAACTTGTGGACCTGCTGATGCACCACGACag GTTCAAGGTGTTTGCTGACTACGAAGCCTACATCAAGTGTCAGGACAAGGTCAACGAACTGTACAAG AATCCCAAGGAATGGACCAAGATGGTGATCCATAACATTGCAGGCTGTGGTAAATTCTCCAGCGACCGCACCATTTCCCAGTACGCCCGGGAGATCTGGGGCGTGGAGCCCAGCCTGGAGAAGATCCCTGCCCCCGACGAGCAACTCAAATAA